A single genomic interval of Vulpes lagopus strain Blue_001 chromosome 19, ASM1834538v1, whole genome shotgun sequence harbors:
- the LOC121478876 gene encoding chloride intracellular channel protein 1-like has product MAEEQPQVELFVKAGSDGAKIGNCPFSQRLFMVLWLKGVTFNVTTVDTKRRTETVQKLCPGGQLPFLLYGTEVHTDTNKIEEFLEAVLCPPRYPKLAALNPESNTAGLDIFAKFSAYIKNSNPALNDNLEKGLLKALKVLDNYLTSPLPEEVDETSAEDEGISQRKFLDGNELTLADCNLLPKLHIVQVVCKKYRGFSIPEVFRGVHRYLRNAYAREEFASTCPDDEEIELAYEQVAKALR; this is encoded by the coding sequence ATGGCTGAAGAACAACCTCAGGTTGAACTGTTCGTGAAGGCCGGCAGTGATGGGGCCAAGATTGGGAACTGCCCCTTCTCCCAGAGACTGTTCATGGTACTCTGGCTCAAAGGAGTAACCTTCAACGTAACCACTGTTGACACCAAGAGGCGGACCGAGACAGTACAGAAGCTGTGCCCAGGAGGGCAGCTCCCATTCCTTCTGTATGGCACTGAAGTGCACACAGACACCAACAAGATTGAGGAGTTTCTGGAGGCAGTGCTGTGCCCTCCCAGGTACCCCAAGCTGGCAGCTCTGAACCCTGAATCCAACACGGCTGGGCTGGACATATTTGCCAAATTTTCTGCTTACATCAAGAATTCAAACCCGGCACTCAATGATAATCTGGAGAAGGGGCTCCTAAAAGCCCTGAAAGTTTTAGACAATTACTTGACATCCCCCCTCCCAGAAGAAGTGGATGAGACCAGTGCTGAGGATGAGGGCATCTCACAGAGGAAGTTTCTGGATGGCAATGAGCTCACTCTGGCTGACTGCAACCTCTTGCCAAAACTCCACATAGTACAGGTGGTGTGTAAGAAATACAGGGGATTCTCCATCCCAGAGGTGTTCCGCGGAGTGCATCGGTACTTGCGTAATGCCTATGCTCGGGAGGAGTTTGCCTCCACCTGTCCAGATGATGAGGAGATCGAGCTGGCTTATGAGCAAGTGGCCAAGGCCCTCAGATAA